In the genome of Hydrogenispora ethanolica, the window TGCGTTCGCCGACAATAAGGTCACCCTGCGCTACCTGACTCACAGCGTCCTGGAAGAACCGTCGCGGACTGTGATATTGGAAGGCATCAAGAAGTTCGAGAGCAAATACCCGAATATCCGTATCGAAATCGAAGGCGTTCCCAACGATCAGATCCAGCAGAAGATCGTCACCTACGCCAAAGCGGATATGCTGCCCGACGTGGTCGGCCTGCAAGCGGTGGGGATCGAGCCCTTCGCCTCCGAAGGACAGCTCCTCAACATCACCGCCCGGGTCAAGAAAGATAAGTTAACCTGTTGTGCTAGATGAAGTTAACCAAAGACAAGATGTTTGATCTTTGAAAACTGCATACTATGTCCGATAAGCATATTGATGAAATAGCA includes:
- a CDS encoding extracellular solute-binding protein, which codes for MRSKRFFRWMSLGIFAALLFGTVAAFADNKVTLRYLTHSVLEEPSRTVILEGIKKFESKYPNIRIEIEGVPNDQIQQKIVTYAKADMLPDVVGLQAVGIEPFASEGQLLNITARVKKDKLTCCAR